One stretch of Emys orbicularis isolate rEmyOrb1 chromosome 7, rEmyOrb1.hap1, whole genome shotgun sequence DNA includes these proteins:
- the ZNRD2 gene encoding protein ZNRD2 produces MEGLPAGGGRGWDGSGAAARASRASSMALNAAGNDDGNWEPPSEAELKVIQARRERQDKISRVMGNYLLKGYRMLGECCEECGTILLQDKQRKLYCVACQELNSDIDKDNPALNAQAALSQVRECQLASTSEETTPLGYLPATQQQPHVPRPEHCEGAASGLRAAATAAAIPQARPAPTPALPASPLAAAEDAILQKLGWASQELQHSASIELSLQLCSLIRSCAESLKCLKELTPQ; encoded by the exons ATGGAGGGGCTTCCGGCcggagggggaaggggctgggacggAAGCGGCGCAGCAGCAAGGGCGTCCCGAGCGAGCAGCATGGCCCTGAACGCGGCAG GCAACGATGATGGGAACTGGGAGCCACCTTCAGAGGCAGAGCTGAAGGTGATCCAGGCACGGAGGGAGCGGCAGGATAAGATCAGCAGAGTGATGGGCAACTACCTGCTCAAGGGGTACCGCATGCTGGGGGAGTGCTGCGAAGAGTGTGGG ACCATCTTGCTCCAAGACAAGCAGAGGAAACTTTACTGCGTGGCCTGCCAGGAGCTCAACTCTGACATCGACAAGGACAACCCGG cgCTGAATGCCCAGGCTGCCCTGTCCCAGGTCCGTGAGTGCCAGCTGGCCTCCACCTCAGAGGAGACCACGCCCCTTGGGTACCTCCCagccacccagcagcagccccatgtgccgcGCCCAGAACACTGTGAGGGGGCGGCCTCGGGACTCCGAGCTGCCGCCACTGCGGCTGCCATACCGCAGGCCCGGCCTGCCCCAACACCTGCCTTGCCTGCTagccccctggctgcagcagAGGATGCCATCCTCCAGAAGCTGGGCtgggccagccaggagctccagcACAGCGCCTCCATCGAGCTCAGCCTCCAACTATGCAGCCTCATCCGCTCCTGCGCTGAGTCCTTGAAATGCCTCAAGGAGCTGACCCCACAGTGA